Proteins from a genomic interval of Rubinisphaera italica:
- a CDS encoding YqaE/Pmp3 family membrane protein, translating into MTSHDSTLGDVLKILISVVLPPVGVFLEVGLGKHFWINILLTLLGYFPGIIHAVYIISKR; encoded by the coding sequence ATGACATCACATGATTCAACATTGGGTGACGTTCTGAAGATTTTAATTTCAGTCGTCCTGCCTCCCGTGGGTGTTTTTCTCGAAGTCGGATTGGGAAAGCATTTCTGGATCAATATTCTTCTCACTTTATTAGGATATTTTCCGGGAATCATTCACGCGGTGTATATCATCTCCAAGAGATAA
- the argF gene encoding ornithine carbamoyltransferase has product MKHLLSLLDLSPVQTQELIDLAAKLKSDWKQGQLKPLLDRKVLVQIYEKPSLRTRVSFESAMIHLGGSGMFMSEKEAGLDGRESLEDVARVVSRFADVVVLRTFSQKMIEDFAKVSNCPVVNGLSDDFHPCQALTDILTMQEHCGDIEGKTMVYLGDGNNVARSLAISCADMGVKFILCSPQGYQLEPEFAEILEKRVPGASYQIIEDPLEAVKNADVLYTDVWASMGQEKETAKRRVAFAPYQINAELLAAAPKSVKFMHCLPAKRGLEVTDDVMETPNSIVFDQAENRMHIARAVFAWLLKVSSDK; this is encoded by the coding sequence ATGAAGCACCTCCTTTCTCTACTGGACTTATCTCCAGTCCAAACACAAGAGCTGATCGATCTGGCTGCCAAATTGAAATCCGATTGGAAACAAGGGCAACTCAAACCGCTGCTCGATCGAAAAGTACTCGTCCAGATTTACGAAAAGCCATCACTGCGTACACGGGTCAGTTTTGAATCGGCCATGATTCACCTGGGTGGCTCAGGCATGTTCATGTCTGAAAAAGAAGCCGGCCTGGATGGAAGGGAGTCGCTGGAAGATGTCGCGCGAGTTGTCAGTCGCTTTGCCGATGTAGTCGTCCTGCGAACATTCTCTCAAAAGATGATTGAAGATTTCGCCAAAGTGTCGAACTGCCCTGTGGTGAATGGACTCTCCGATGATTTTCACCCGTGTCAGGCTCTGACCGATATCCTGACCATGCAGGAACATTGCGGCGACATCGAAGGCAAGACGATGGTCTACCTCGGCGATGGGAATAACGTTGCTCGCTCGCTGGCGATTAGCTGTGCAGATATGGGCGTGAAGTTTATCCTTTGCTCACCACAAGGCTATCAACTGGAACCGGAATTCGCTGAAATCTTAGAAAAGCGAGTTCCCGGAGCCAGCTATCAGATCATTGAAGATCCGCTGGAAGCCGTCAAAAATGCGGACGTCCTTTACACGGACGTCTGGGCCAGCATGGGTCAGGAAAAGGAAACGGCCAAGCGACGGGTGGCGTTTGCTCCTTATCAAATTAATGCCGAATTGCTCGCAGCGGCTCCGAAATCCGTCAAATTCATGCACTGCCTTCCCGCCAAACGCGGCCTGGAAGTGACCGACGATGTGATGGAAACTCCCAACAGCATCGTGTTCGACCAGGCAGAAAACCGCATGCACATTGCCCGGGCTGTTTTTGCGTGGTTATTGAAGGTGTCTTCAGATAAATAA
- a CDS encoding aspartate aminotransferase family protein, whose product MSSTASKSSADVISVFEKYVIPNYGRYPICLTHGEGSHVWDAEGNRYLDLFPGWGCNILGYSPPKVVQALQEQVAQLIHVPNTWYTESQGEFAKQICSRSFGKAFFCNSGAEAIEGAIKLARLHTPEEKYKIITFQNGFHGRTLAAVTATAQPKYHQGLGPLVAGFSYAPHNDLEAVRSMIDDETCGIMIEPVQGEGGVNLPGDGYLQGLRDLADEHGLVLIFDEVQTGMGRLGTWFGHQKYGVQPDIMTLAKGVAGGVACGAFIARDELAPSLRPGMHASTFGGNPLAMTAGIATMQTIEEENLLEHSQQMSERFRSHFEPLLEDLPILKELRIAGMMIGIDLTVPAGPIVKRCMERGLLVNATHDTVVRLLPPLNISIEDVDRGSEILIEELRSLASES is encoded by the coding sequence ATGAGTTCAACAGCCTCCAAATCGAGTGCGGATGTCATTTCTGTTTTTGAGAAATACGTCATCCCCAATTATGGTCGATATCCCATCTGCCTTACGCACGGCGAAGGTTCACACGTCTGGGATGCTGAGGGGAATCGCTATCTCGATCTCTTCCCCGGCTGGGGCTGCAATATTCTGGGCTACAGTCCCCCGAAAGTCGTGCAGGCTCTGCAGGAGCAGGTTGCTCAGCTGATTCACGTCCCCAATACCTGGTACACGGAATCGCAGGGGGAATTTGCGAAGCAAATCTGCAGTCGAAGTTTCGGCAAAGCCTTCTTCTGTAATAGTGGAGCAGAAGCAATTGAAGGGGCAATCAAACTGGCGAGACTGCACACCCCCGAAGAAAAATACAAAATAATTACTTTCCAGAACGGCTTCCACGGTCGAACTCTCGCTGCAGTCACCGCGACCGCTCAACCCAAGTATCATCAGGGTTTAGGACCTCTGGTCGCTGGCTTCTCGTATGCACCGCACAACGACCTTGAAGCGGTGCGAAGCATGATAGACGATGAAACCTGTGGTATCATGATCGAACCTGTCCAGGGTGAGGGTGGTGTTAATCTTCCGGGAGATGGCTATCTGCAGGGACTGCGAGATCTGGCCGATGAACATGGATTAGTCCTGATTTTCGATGAAGTCCAAACCGGTATGGGACGACTGGGAACCTGGTTTGGGCATCAGAAATATGGCGTTCAGCCTGATATCATGACATTGGCAAAAGGTGTTGCTGGCGGTGTCGCCTGCGGAGCCTTTATCGCCCGCGACGAACTCGCTCCAAGCCTGCGACCGGGGATGCACGCCAGCACTTTCGGCGGAAATCCGCTGGCGATGACGGCTGGAATTGCCACGATGCAAACGATTGAAGAAGAGAATTTGCTCGAACACAGTCAGCAGATGTCCGAACGATTCCGTTCTCATTTCGAGCCTTTGCTTGAAGATCTGCCGATTCTTAAAGAGCTGAGAATCGCTGGAATGATGATTGGAATTGATCTGACGGTGCCTGCTGGACCAATCGTAAAGCGTTGCATGGAAAGAGGTTTACTCGTCAATGCAACGCACGATACAGTCGTCCGCTTGCTGCCTCCACTCAATATTTCTATCGAAGATGTTGACCGTGGCTCGGAAATTCTGATCGAAGAATTACGATCTCTGGCCTCAGAATCGTAA
- a CDS encoding DUF1328 domain-containing protein, producing the protein MLGWALTFLVIALVAAVLGFGGVAGASMGIAKILFFVFLVLFVLALIFGRRVRV; encoded by the coding sequence ATGTTAGGTTGGGCATTGACTTTTTTGGTAATCGCGTTGGTAGCTGCTGTACTGGGGTTTGGTGGCGTGGCAGGAGCCTCTATGGGAATTGCAAAAATTCTGTTCTTTGTATTCCTGGTCCTGTTTGTCCTGGCATTGATTTTCGGTCGACGAGTTCGGGTTTAA
- a CDS encoding diacylglycerol/lipid kinase family protein, producing the protein MNQQRLVLWNPYASQAEANMELKADIQQTPDTRIHELSEQDDLNDFLGKQSHHPLLVIAGGDGTIHKVLNQVGASNENFDFAVLPLGTGNDLANATFGKISPWDCWQAIAENRLISRTLDVGKVKVDQQELYFFNSIGGGISAEFSKNVTKGEKKTLGSLTYLKGSLEVITNPKRFHVNYRLDDGEWNAREIANFFASSSSICGGGLEVAPGAKNNDGMLHFITYRAMNSIDRVILMTDYLAGRYEENEAVKSEVCNRLELNSEETLKVSIDGEIKSGCHFQIELFPQALEIQIPDLSE; encoded by the coding sequence ATGAATCAACAACGACTGGTCCTGTGGAATCCTTATGCCAGTCAAGCAGAAGCAAATATGGAGTTGAAAGCCGATATTCAACAAACTCCTGATACCAGAATCCATGAATTAAGTGAGCAGGATGACCTGAATGATTTTCTGGGGAAGCAATCACATCATCCTCTGCTGGTGATTGCTGGCGGGGATGGAACGATTCACAAAGTCCTGAATCAGGTGGGAGCTTCGAATGAGAATTTTGACTTTGCGGTGCTTCCACTGGGAACGGGAAATGATCTGGCGAATGCTACCTTCGGAAAAATCAGTCCCTGGGATTGCTGGCAGGCCATCGCTGAAAACAGATTGATTTCACGAACACTCGATGTCGGCAAAGTGAAAGTGGATCAGCAAGAACTCTATTTTTTCAACTCGATCGGCGGAGGGATCTCGGCAGAGTTCTCCAAAAATGTGACCAAAGGGGAAAAGAAAACTTTAGGTTCTCTGACTTACCTGAAAGGCTCGCTGGAAGTGATTACTAATCCAAAACGATTTCATGTCAATTATCGGCTGGATGATGGCGAATGGAACGCACGAGAGATTGCCAACTTTTTCGCGTCGAGCAGCAGCATTTGCGGAGGAGGCCTGGAAGTGGCTCCGGGAGCAAAGAATAACGATGGCATGCTGCATTTTATTACCTATCGTGCTATGAACAGCATCGATCGCGTTATCCTGATGACCGACTATCTGGCAGGTCGTTACGAGGAAAACGAAGCTGTGAAGTCTGAAGTCTGTAATCGACTCGAGTTGAATTCTGAGGAAACTCTCAAAGTTTCGATTGATGGAGAAATCAAATCCGGCTGTCATTTCCAAATCGAACTATTCCCACAGGCTCTGGAAATACAAATTCCAGATTTATCAGAGTAA
- a CDS encoding class I SAM-dependent methyltransferase — protein sequence MIFAELWSLLTENFDAGNLVSIALSGPVSKDNQKFERVTLRPISLRDEIVIQWTKQDRAKQQTHENSGWPETGRQLEAMLEATFLNALVRLTSEDLQIRVQNDGSLKMQRHRSAKVVAKKPLSHDAKKQYLFSEGEPIPFLVELGVMTPNGRVHRSMQRKFRQINRFAEFIADLQQKLPRDRPVRIVDYGCGKSYLTFAIRELLVNHFQLAVQIQAFDSQSGVIETCENTRRKLGINDMKFEVASIQDARIEAPIDLAIWLHACDIATDDALARSLELGAEIIMAVPCCQHELHHQLESEALSPILKHGILRERLASLTTDALRAQFLEIHGYRTQVIEFIELEHTAKNLLIRAFKSEITSAQQEEAVNAFQELKMSLGVKSFQLETICRNFDWSKVK from the coding sequence ATGATATTTGCTGAACTTTGGTCGCTGCTGACCGAGAATTTTGATGCTGGTAATTTGGTTTCAATTGCACTCTCCGGTCCTGTCTCAAAAGATAATCAGAAGTTTGAGCGGGTCACGCTGCGTCCCATCTCTCTTAGAGATGAAATTGTCATTCAATGGACAAAGCAGGATCGTGCAAAACAGCAGACTCATGAAAACAGTGGATGGCCAGAAACCGGACGACAACTCGAAGCGATGCTTGAAGCTACTTTCTTGAACGCTCTGGTTCGATTGACATCTGAAGACCTGCAGATTCGGGTTCAAAACGATGGCTCACTGAAAATGCAGCGTCATCGTTCCGCCAAAGTCGTTGCCAAGAAGCCGCTCTCTCACGATGCAAAAAAACAGTATCTGTTTTCTGAAGGGGAGCCGATTCCGTTTCTGGTCGAACTTGGCGTCATGACACCAAACGGGCGCGTGCATCGCTCGATGCAGCGGAAGTTTCGTCAGATCAATCGTTTTGCAGAGTTCATAGCCGATCTCCAGCAGAAACTTCCTCGTGACCGGCCAGTCCGCATTGTCGATTACGGCTGCGGGAAAAGTTATCTCACCTTTGCGATTCGCGAGCTGCTGGTCAATCACTTCCAGCTCGCAGTCCAGATTCAGGCATTCGATTCTCAGTCAGGAGTGATTGAAACCTGCGAAAATACACGGCGAAAACTCGGCATCAACGATATGAAGTTTGAAGTCGCCAGTATTCAGGACGCCCGAATCGAAGCGCCGATTGATCTGGCGATCTGGTTGCACGCCTGCGACATAGCGACCGATGATGCACTGGCCAGAAGTCTCGAACTGGGAGCGGAAATCATCATGGCCGTTCCCTGCTGCCAGCATGAATTGCATCATCAACTCGAAAGCGAAGCTCTTTCGCCGATCCTCAAACATGGCATCTTAAGAGAACGCCTCGCTTCGCTGACGACCGATGCTTTGCGTGCACAATTCCTCGAAATTCACGGATATCGCACCCAGGTGATTGAGTTCATTGAACTCGAACATACCGCAAAGAACCTGTTGATTCGAGCATTCAAATCAGAAATCACGTCTGCTCAGCAGGAAGAGGCGGTGAATGCATTCCAGGAATTGAAAATGTCACTTGGCGTGAAATCATTTCAGCTGGAAACCATTTGTCGAAACTTCGACTGGTCGAAGGTCAAATGA
- the hisG gene encoding ATP phosphoribosyltransferase, translated as MADKLLKLGIPAGSLQEATAELFRKAGYNIKFSSRSYFPSIDDDEIECLSIRAQEMARYVQQGILDAGITGHDWVVETGADVHEVCELVFSKVSRRPVRWVLAVPNDSDIKSVKDLEGKRIATEAVGLTKMYLEKHGVNADVEFSWGATEVKPPRLVDAIVEVTETGSSLRANNLRIVDEVLESTTRLIANKNAFEDDWKAQKLNNIALMLQSCLAAEGKVGLMLNVRRSDLQKVLEGLPALQQPTVSNLSDPDWVAINTILDESVVRAIIPALREAGATGIVEFPINKIID; from the coding sequence ATGGCGGACAAACTCCTCAAACTCGGTATTCCAGCTGGCTCGCTTCAGGAAGCGACCGCCGAACTGTTTCGCAAAGCCGGGTACAACATCAAATTTTCGTCTCGCTCCTATTTTCCGAGCATTGATGATGACGAAATCGAATGCCTTTCCATTCGCGCTCAGGAAATGGCCCGCTATGTTCAGCAGGGCATTCTGGATGCAGGTATCACCGGCCACGACTGGGTCGTCGAAACAGGAGCCGATGTTCATGAAGTTTGTGAACTCGTTTTTTCAAAAGTCAGCAGGCGCCCCGTTCGCTGGGTGCTCGCGGTACCTAACGATTCTGACATCAAATCCGTAAAGGACCTCGAAGGTAAGCGAATTGCCACCGAAGCCGTCGGTTTGACGAAAATGTATCTCGAAAAGCATGGAGTGAATGCCGACGTTGAATTCTCCTGGGGAGCGACTGAAGTCAAACCTCCGCGTCTCGTCGATGCGATTGTCGAAGTGACTGAAACCGGATCTTCACTGCGAGCCAACAACTTGCGGATTGTTGACGAAGTGCTGGAGAGTACCACGCGTCTGATTGCCAATAAAAATGCATTTGAAGACGACTGGAAAGCTCAGAAGCTGAACAATATCGCTTTGATGCTGCAATCCTGCTTAGCTGCGGAAGGTAAAGTCGGACTGATGCTCAATGTCCGGCGTTCCGATCTACAGAAAGTACTTGAAGGCCTGCCTGCTCTACAGCAACCAACTGTCTCGAATCTTTCCGATCCTGACTGGGTGGCCATCAATACGATTCTCGATGAATCGGTCGTCCGAGCCATTATTCCCGCACTCCGGGAAGCGGGAGCGACTGGTATTGTCGAGTTCCCGATTAATAAAATTATCGATTAA
- a CDS encoding OprO/OprP family phosphate-selective porin yields the protein MSLRFVESEARLAEIEAQLESQQQNQREIQQASYDETPVPAVPPVGNVPTLDQEILDRLATMEENWAKLQESEAKKKSDALKKPTFKVGGRIHWDHWNFSESSPGIDNFEHPGPGPQTGTDPEDLWAFRRIRMEFSGDILENMFWRMQLDFAELEDAAIKDVYIGFSELPYNQKLYLGHQKRPIGLDHWNSSRYNIFLERPLIVESVNEDARRMGIMMHGYTDDESFNWQYGIATLENSAGDRANRSDAGQYSLHFRTTGTPWYDESSGGRGYLHLGFAGMFANPDGDADPGVTDDNEGRFRTRMAQRSERRWMDTGRIPGANWYEVAALEMMLNVGACQWTTEYMNIWMQRDMTTPGTGPDLHFNGFYTQFSYFLTGEYIPVNREVGQIGRVKPFENFFLVDKCCGGRGRGWGAWQIAGRYDYLDISDADINGGVGNMATFGMNWYWTAYSRMQFNLIYSDIKDHAPVNGFTGGTSLTAGVRFGADF from the coding sequence ATGTCTCTTCGCTTTGTCGAATCCGAGGCTCGGCTAGCGGAAATTGAGGCTCAACTCGAATCTCAACAGCAAAATCAGCGGGAGATTCAACAGGCATCCTATGATGAAACACCGGTACCAGCTGTTCCACCCGTTGGAAATGTTCCGACACTCGATCAGGAAATTCTCGATCGACTCGCCACAATGGAAGAAAACTGGGCGAAGTTGCAGGAATCGGAAGCAAAGAAAAAGTCGGATGCTCTTAAAAAGCCGACGTTCAAAGTCGGTGGTCGAATTCATTGGGATCATTGGAACTTTTCGGAATCGAGCCCTGGGATCGACAATTTCGAGCATCCCGGTCCCGGTCCACAAACAGGAACCGACCCCGAAGACCTCTGGGCATTTCGTCGAATTCGCATGGAGTTCTCGGGAGATATTCTTGAAAACATGTTCTGGCGTATGCAACTTGATTTTGCAGAACTGGAAGATGCCGCAATTAAAGATGTTTACATCGGGTTCAGCGAGTTGCCTTACAACCAGAAACTCTATCTGGGACACCAGAAACGGCCGATCGGTTTGGATCACTGGAACAGTAGCCGCTACAACATTTTTCTCGAACGACCTCTGATTGTCGAATCCGTCAACGAAGATGCCCGTCGTATGGGGATCATGATGCACGGCTACACCGATGATGAATCGTTCAACTGGCAATACGGAATTGCGACTTTGGAAAACTCCGCGGGTGACCGGGCGAACCGTTCTGATGCCGGTCAATACAGTCTGCATTTCCGCACCACTGGAACACCCTGGTACGATGAAAGTTCTGGAGGCCGAGGTTATTTGCATCTTGGCTTTGCAGGCATGTTTGCCAATCCCGATGGCGATGCGGATCCGGGAGTCACAGATGATAACGAAGGTCGATTCCGCACAAGGATGGCACAGCGTTCCGAACGACGCTGGATGGACACCGGTCGGATCCCCGGTGCGAACTGGTACGAAGTTGCCGCTTTGGAAATGATGCTCAATGTGGGAGCGTGCCAGTGGACCACTGAGTATATGAATATCTGGATGCAACGAGATATGACAACCCCCGGAACTGGCCCGGATCTCCACTTCAATGGATTTTACACACAGTTTTCCTATTTCCTGACGGGTGAATATATTCCAGTCAATCGTGAGGTCGGTCAAATTGGTCGTGTAAAACCGTTCGAAAACTTCTTTCTGGTTGATAAATGTTGTGGTGGTCGTGGGCGAGGCTGGGGAGCCTGGCAGATTGCTGGACGTTACGACTACCTCGATATTTCCGATGCGGATATTAACGGAGGTGTCGGCAATATGGCGACCTTCGGTATGAACTGGTATTGGACCGCCTATTCCCGCATGCAATTCAACCTGATTTACAGTGATATTAAAGATCATGCTCCTGTGAATGGATTCACCGGAGGAACTTCTCTGACGGCAGGTGTCCGTTTCGGAGCTGATTTTTAA